Proteins found in one Planococcus citri chromosome 2, ihPlaCitr1.1, whole genome shotgun sequence genomic segment:
- the LOC135833844 gene encoding disintegrin and metalloproteinase domain-containing protein 10-like, whose product MLTYESNIVLILLYYFPSVESGNRLNEYISHYETLSYDTQQVHEKHSRAKRSVTHDDSVVHLSFSAHSKQFDIRLKRDLSTFSDNLVVLDSHGAVLNSSQTDTSHIYSGHLVGEPESVVFGSLLDGVFEGKIISPSTGAYYVEKASRYFPPRSQSSISNADNAASVTSSTDTNTTNDLDFHSIVYKESDVEDPRHQHDSDHPAGCGITEQVKQWMESIQTSAVEEEEEREIADVKRQQQSDTNSKSPPPIRAPKKKRKKTGIGETPYQKYTKEWNSAGRPSARFKRATRAKEKDKNTCSLFIQTDPLIWRHISEQVGRDAEKTREEILSLIAHHVTAVNYIYRDTKFDGRVEHRNIKFEVQRIKMDEYSVCEKHHRTETNPFCMENIDVSNFLNLHSLSNHEDFCLAYVFTYRDFTGGTLGLAWVASASGASGGICEKYKTYTETVAGLYQSAKRSLNTGIITFVNYNTRVPPKVSQLTLAHEIGHNFGSPHDYPLSCRPGGSIGNYIMFASATSGDRPNNSKFSSCSIGNISSVLDAIEENKKRNCFKASEGAFCGNKIVEEGEECDCGFNENECSDECCYPRVVSDADKNANITARGCARRKNTECSPSQGPCCAAHSCKFVPADREIACKSESDCSRSSKCNGSSAECPLPPAKPDKTRCNEGTQLCIDGECRGSICLEWGLNECFLSSSSVPPVDKRKLCELACMNGTNECRSSSEFASIVGLPPGGISLRPGSPCDNFQGYCDVFFKCRAVDAEGPLARLKNMLLHKRTLLQQWAFDNWWACVLIAVIFIFVLGIFIKCCAVHTPSSNPKKPPARRFSETLRRPITTLRRMRGAAPAVHRGHSGERGHRSHHHGQHGSGYSQNHNRNVGNYRNAPPPSYTPSQHHHATKPSAPHATRADVYAHPHRDRNSFHMRQQKV is encoded by the exons ATGTTAACTTACGAAAGCAACATCGTACTCATTTTGCTGTATTATTTTCCCTCAGTCGAATCGG GTAATAGACTGAACGAGTATATTAGTCATTATGAAACACTGTCGTACGACACGCAACAAGTGCATGAAAAACATAGCCGCGCCAAGAGGTCGGTAACGCACGACGACTCTGTCGTGCATTTAAGCTTCTCGGCGCACAGTAAGCAGTTCGACATAAGACTTAAACGAGATCTTAGCACGTTTTCCGATAACCTAGTCGTATTAGATTCTCACGGAGCGGTACTGAATTCGTCGCAAACTGACACATCTCACATATACTCCGGTCACCTCGTAG GCGAACCAGAAAGTGTCGTGTTCGGATCGTTGCTGGACGGCGTATTCGAAGGCAAAATCATCTCGCCTTCTACCGGAGCGTATTACGTGGAAAAGGCTTCCAGATATTTTCCGCCGCGGTCGCAATCGTCGATATCGAACGCCGACAACGCCGCTTCGGTTACCTCCTCAACCGACACAAATACGACCAACGATCTCGACTTCCATTCGATAGTCTACAAAGAATCGGACGTCGAAGATCCTCGCCACCAACATGATTCGG ATCATCCAGCCGGTTGCGGTATTACCGAACAAGTAAAGCAATGGATGGAATCGATCCAGACGTCGGCCGTCGAAGAAGAGGAAGAACGAGAAATAGCCGACGTCAAACGACAGCAACAAAGTGATACGAATTCCAAGTCACCGCCGCCGATACGAGCTCCGAAAAAGAAACGTAAGAAAACCGGAATCGGTGAAACGCCCtatcaaaaatacaccaaagaATGGAACAGCGCCGGCAGACCTTCGGCTCGTTTCAAGAGGGCAACCCGAGCTAAAGAAAAGGATAAAAATACGTGCTCTTTATTTATTCAAACGGATCCGTTAATTTGGAGACATATTTCCGAACAG GTGGGTCGTGATGCTGAAAAAACTAGAGAAGAAATATTATCGCTGATCGCGCACCACGTCACCGCCGTGAATTATATCTATCGTGATACGAAATTCGATGGCAGAGTAGAGCatagaaatatcaaatttgaagtGCAGCGAATCAAG ATGGACGAGTATTCCGTTTGCGAAAAGCATCATCGAACTGAAACGAATCCCTTCTGTATGGAGAATATCGACGTGAGCAATTTCTTGAATCTGCATTCTCTGAGTAATCACGAAGATTTCTGTCTAGCGTACGTTTTCACGTACAGAGATTTCACCGGCGGTACTTTGGGCCTTGCTTGGGTAGCCAGCGCTTCGG GCGCTTCCGGCGGAATATGCGAAAAATATAAAACGTACACCGAAACGGTGGCCGGCCTCTATCAATCCGCCAAAAGAAGTCTGAACACTGGTATCATAACTTTCGTCAATTATAATACCCGAGTACCGCCTAAAGTATCGCAGTTGACGTTGGCCCACGAGATTGGACATAATTTCGGATCTCCG CACGACTATCCGCTATCGTGTCGACCGGGAGGATCGATTGGAAACTACATCATGTTCGCTTCGGCGACTAGCGGCGACCGGCCGAATAATAGCAAATTCTCGTCCTGCAGTATCGGCAATATCAGCAGCGTGTTGGACGCCATCGAAGAGAACAAAAAACGCAATTGTTTCAAAG CTAGCGAAGGAGCCTTCTGCGGTAATAAAATAGTCGAAGAAGGCGAAGAATGCGACTGCGGCTTCAACGAAAACGAATGCTCGGATGAATGTTGCTATCCCAGGGTAGTATCGGACGCGGACAAAAATGCCAACATTACAGCCAGAGGCTGCGCTAGAAGAAAGAATACCGAGTGCAG TCCATCTCAAGGGCCTTGTTGCGCTGCTCACAGCTGCAAATTCGTGCCGGCCGATAGAGAAATCGCGTGTAAATCGGAATCGGATTGCAGCCGAAGTAGCAAATGCAACGGAAGTTCGGCCGAATGTCCGCTGCCGCCGGCCAAACCGGATAAAACAAGATGCAACGAGGGTACCCAG CTTTGCATCGACGGCGAATGTCGCGGTTCTATTTGCCTAGAATGGGGTCTGAACGAATGCTTTTTGTCGTCGAGTAGCGTTCCGCCGGTCGACAAACGAAAGCTGTGCGAGTTGGCCTGCATGAATGGCACCAACGAATGCCGAAGTAGTAGCGAATTCGCTAGCATCGTCGGTTTACCACCGGGTGGTATCAGTCTCCGACCTGGCTCTCCGTGTGATAATTTTCAG GGTTACTGCGATGTATTCTTTAAATGTCGCGCCGTCGACGCCGAAGGTCCGTTGGCCAGATTGAAAAACATGTTGTTGCACAAGCGAACGTTGTTGCAACAATGGGCGTTC GACAACTGGTGGGCGTGCGTACTAATAGCTGTGATATTTATATTCGTTTTGGGCATTTTTATCAAATGCTGCGCAGTCCATACGCCTTCTTCGAATCCGAAAAAACCTCCGGCGAGGAGATTCAGCGAAACGCTGCGCAGACCGATTACTACGTTACGAAGAATG CGAGGTGCGGCGCCAGCCGTGCACAGGGGTCACAGCGGCGAACGTGGCCATCGTAGTCATCATCACGGCCAACACGGTAGCGGCTATTCGCAAAATCACAACCGTAACGTCGGTAATTACAGAAACGCTCCGCCGCCGTCGTATACTCCAAGTCAGCATCATCACGCTACTAAAC CTTCGGCACCTCACGCTACCAGAGCAGATGTGTACGCGCATCCGCACAGAGATCGCAACTCTTTTCATATGAGACAGCAAAAAGTTTAA